The Pseudoalteromonas translucida KMM 520 genome has a window encoding:
- the rplR gene encoding 50S ribosomal protein L18, whose product MDKKTARLRRAKRTRRNYIEQGTTRLVIHRTPRHIYAQVVTAEGTVLAAASTVEKAICETVKGTGNVAAAQAVGKAVAERAADKGIEKIAFDRSGFKYHGRVKALADAAREAGLQF is encoded by the coding sequence ATGGATAAAAAAACAGCTCGTCTACGTCGTGCTAAACGCACTCGTAGAAATTATATTGAACAAGGCACAACGCGTCTTGTTATCCACCGCACGCCACGTCACATATACGCTCAAGTAGTTACTGCTGAGGGTACTGTACTGGCTGCTGCTTCTACTGTTGAAAAAGCTATTTGCGAAACAGTTAAAGGCACCGGCAACGTTGCAGCTGCGCAAGCAGTTGGTAAAGCGGTTGCTGAACGTGCGGCTGACAAAGGCATCGAAAAGATTGCTTTTGATCGTAGTGGCTTTAAATATCACGGCCGTGTGAAGGCGCTAGCTGATGCTGCGCGTGAAGCCGGTTTGCAATTCTAG
- the rplF gene encoding 50S ribosomal protein L6 — protein MSRIAKAPISVPAGVEVTLKGQEITVKGKNGELTRTINNAVEVKVEENVITTLPREGVTDAWAQAGTARALINNMIVGTHEGYEKKLQLVGVGYRAAAKGKTLDLTLGFSHPVHFAVPEGITIETPSQTEVLVKGVDKQLVGQTAANIRAYRKPEPYKGKGVRYSDENVRRKEAKKK, from the coding sequence ATGTCTCGCATAGCAAAGGCACCAATTAGTGTTCCTGCCGGTGTAGAAGTTACATTAAAAGGCCAGGAAATCACAGTTAAAGGCAAAAACGGTGAATTAACTCGTACTATCAACAACGCTGTTGAAGTAAAAGTTGAAGAAAACGTTATTACAACTTTACCTCGTGAAGGCGTAACAGATGCATGGGCTCAAGCAGGTACTGCTCGCGCTCTAATCAACAATATGATTGTTGGTACGCATGAAGGTTACGAGAAGAAACTTCAGTTAGTAGGCGTTGGTTATCGTGCAGCAGCTAAGGGTAAAACATTAGATTTAACTCTTGGTTTCTCGCACCCAGTTCATTTCGCAGTTCCTGAAGGAATTACGATTGAAACTCCAAGCCAAACAGAAGTTCTAGTTAAGGGCGTAGATAAGCAGTTAGTTGGTCAAACAGCTGCTAACATTCGTGCATACCGTAAACCTGAGCCATATAAAGGCAAGGGTGTTCGTTATTCAGATGAGAATGTGCGCCGTAAAGAGGCTAAGAAGAAGTAA
- the rpsH gene encoding 30S ribosomal protein S8: MSLQDPIADLFTRIRNGQSAKKVSVTMPNSKLKVAVAKVLKNEGYIADFAINGDVKPELSIELKYFEGKAVIENIQRVSRPGLRIYKRRDELPKVMGGLGIAIVSTSKGLMTDRAARSAGVGGEIIGFVA; this comes from the coding sequence ATGAGCTTGCAAGATCCTATCGCGGATTTGTTTACACGAATCCGTAACGGTCAGTCAGCGAAGAAAGTATCTGTAACGATGCCTAATTCAAAACTGAAAGTAGCAGTAGCTAAAGTATTAAAAAATGAAGGTTACATCGCTGATTTCGCAATCAATGGCGACGTAAAACCTGAGCTTTCTATCGAATTGAAGTACTTCGAAGGCAAAGCTGTTATTGAAAATATCCAGCGTGTTAGCCGCCCTGGTTTACGTATCTATAAGAGACGTGACGAATTACCAAAGGTAATGGGTGGTCTAGGTATCGCTATCGTATCAACTTCTAAAGGCCTAATGACAGACCGCGCAGCACGTAGTGCAGGCGTTGGTGGTGAAATCATTGGTTTTGTAGCTTAA
- the rpsN gene encoding 30S ribosomal protein S14, with amino-acid sequence MAKNSMKAREAKRTKLVAQFAEKRTALKAIISDVNTSEDDRWDAVLKLQALPRDSSPVRQRNRCNITGRPHGFLRKFGMSRIKVREAAMRGEIPGLKKASW; translated from the coding sequence ATGGCAAAGAATTCTATGAAAGCGCGCGAAGCAAAGCGCACAAAACTAGTTGCTCAGTTCGCTGAAAAGCGCACAGCACTAAAAGCTATCATCAGTGATGTTAATACATCTGAAGATGATCGTTGGGACGCGGTACTTAAGCTACAAGCTTTACCACGTGATTCTAGCCCTGTACGTCAGCGTAATCGTTGTAACATTACGGGCCGCCCACATGGTTTCCTTCGCAAATTCGGCATGAGCCGTATTAAAGTTCGCGAAGCAGCTATGCGCGGTGAAATTCCTGGCCTTAAAAAAGCTAGCTGGTAA
- the rplE gene encoding 50S ribosomal protein L5: MAKLHEVYKDKVVAELQEKFGFSSVMQVPLIEKITLNMGVGEALADKKILDNAVADLAAISGQKPLITKARKSVAGFKVREGYPIGCKVTLRGERMWDFFERLVSIAIPRIRDFRGVSAKSFDGRGNYSMGVREQIIFPEIDYDKVDRVRGMDITITTSAKSDEEGRALLEAFNFPFKK; this comes from the coding sequence ATGGCGAAACTGCATGAAGTATATAAAGACAAAGTAGTTGCTGAACTTCAAGAGAAGTTTGGTTTCAGCTCTGTCATGCAAGTCCCTCTGATCGAAAAGATCACATTGAATATGGGCGTGGGCGAAGCCCTAGCTGACAAGAAAATTCTAGATAACGCTGTTGCGGATCTAGCTGCAATCTCTGGTCAGAAACCTTTAATCACTAAAGCACGCAAATCTGTTGCTGGCTTCAAAGTGCGTGAAGGTTACCCGATAGGTTGTAAAGTAACCCTACGTGGCGAACGTATGTGGGACTTTTTTGAGCGTTTGGTATCAATCGCTATCCCACGTATTCGCGACTTCCGTGGCGTAAGTGCTAAGTCTTTTGATGGACGTGGTAACTACAGCATGGGCGTACGTGAACAAATCATCTTCCCAGAAATCGATTACGATAAAGTAGACCGTGTACGCGGTATGGATATTACTATCACTACTTCTGCGAAATCTGATGAGGAAGGCCGTGCGTTGTTAGAAGCGTTTAACTTCCCATTCAAGAAATAA
- the rplX gene encoding 50S ribosomal protein L24: MAAKIRRDDEVIVLAGKDKGKRGKVLSVVTESGRLFVEGINLIKKHQKPVPQLNQPGGIVEKEASIDVSNVAIYNSETSKADRVGFKIEDGKKLRIFKSTGKTI; the protein is encoded by the coding sequence ATGGCAGCAAAAATCCGTCGTGATGACGAAGTAATCGTTCTAGCAGGTAAAGACAAAGGTAAGCGCGGCAAAGTGCTTTCAGTTGTTACTGAATCTGGAAGATTATTTGTCGAAGGCATAAACTTGATCAAAAAACACCAAAAGCCGGTTCCACAATTGAACCAACCTGGCGGTATTGTTGAGAAAGAAGCGTCTATCGACGTATCAAACGTTGCGATCTACAACTCGGAAACGAGTAAAGCAGATCGTGTAGGTTTCAAGATTGAAGATGGTAAGAAATTACGTATCTTTAAATCTACTGGTAAAACTATTTAA
- the rplN gene encoding 50S ribosomal protein L14, with protein sequence MIQMQTQLEVADNSGARKVQCIKVLGGSHRRYAAIGDIIKVSVKEAIPRGKVKKGDVKNAVVVRTKKGVRRPDGSLIRFDSNAAVILNDNLQPIGTRIFGPVTRELRNDKFMKIVSLAPEVL encoded by the coding sequence ATGATCCAAATGCAAACTCAGCTGGAAGTTGCTGATAACAGCGGCGCTCGCAAAGTGCAGTGTATAAAAGTCCTTGGTGGTTCTCACCGTCGCTATGCAGCGATTGGCGACATCATTAAAGTTTCTGTTAAAGAAGCTATTCCTCGCGGTAAAGTGAAGAAAGGTGATGTTAAAAACGCGGTAGTTGTGCGCACCAAAAAAGGCGTTCGTCGTCCAGACGGTTCTTTGATCCGTTTCGATAGCAATGCAGCTGTTATCTTAAATGATAACTTGCAGCCTATTGGTACTCGTATCTTCGGCCCTGTGACTCGTGAACTTCGTAATGATAAGTTCATGAAAATCGTTTCACTAGCCCCAGAAGTACTGTAA